A DNA window from Onychostoma macrolepis isolate SWU-2019 chromosome 13, ASM1243209v1, whole genome shotgun sequence contains the following coding sequences:
- the rtn1a gene encoding reticulon-1a isoform X3, translating into MSANSSEGPGLDGKWFEEEEEKNGMFGSAGPRFDEMRDDLHAPKQQFHPFEGSGVAMETASTGDSLSDMFMKSSSGEGDLYTSLLSSKSSSNPFNDGASLFSTEGNRSPPAPTGTDSGIGMTPGDPSDHQTTLQGSHKTDHYSYMDMGDDLCDFGSVGNAKNKQQPLMSGYGDDEDDDEEDEDDIQDFKPKIHEKENKESSHDPFDLGRYLEKSPLGSEDTEVKSQGSAGGQHSFPYVEDPSDEEMADYRSYRRMETPQSASPVKITVTTESQPVRVSPQGGMSERESVLSFGQQGLPTVTLSEPEDDSAASSANHSPNHSPTGRESPSDVLFQPAGMRSVSSTQDSSSISSHPKLPEVQDIKSSAKPSSPWAQDFQGSGDESGDSEIEQVAEEPDSPIHDLTSKTPPAKGGFSQASNPFEQTSYTSATDKASNPFDKPQTNKVSASNPFDLSGGSKGGFGQSSNPPLYSLLREEREAELDSDLLIESASEESPKREQEYSAPKPPEISSPQTTDVTSSKPITTSCATASPFTNPPASTLRETEKEKEKEKEKVVPVEKPKPQPEDSWSTKPRPAVMGTSTATPEQHSSQEKENKSKSSIVSSTTEKEAELSLFLQSINRQKGVRRYSVVFMKLQNQNTALNMLISGVNLSLSVYVNLSDMNVSGRNEH; encoded by the exons ATGTCCGCCAATTCGAGCGAGGGGCCGGGTTTGGATGGGAAATGGttcgaggaggaggaggagaagaacgGGATGTTTGGGAGCGCAGGGCCCCGTTTCGACGAGATGCGGGACGATCTGCACGCGCCCAAGCAACAATTCCATCCCTTTGAAGGAAGCGGcgttgccatggaaactgcatctACAG gtGACTCTCTGTCTGACATGTTTATGAAGTCATCGTCAGGAGAGGGTGATCTGTACACCTCTCTCCTTTCCTCAAAGTCCTCCTCTAATCCTTTTAATGATGGTGCCTCTCTCTTCTCCACTGAGGGCAACCGATCTCCACCTGCTCCCACCGGGACCGACTCCGGCATCGGCATGACCCCAGGTGACCCCTCAGACCATCAGACGACCCTGCAGGGCTCACACAAGACTGACCATTACAGCTACATGGACATGGGGGATGACCTCTGTGATTTTGGTAGTGTGGGCAATGCCAAGAACAAACAGCAGCCTCTCATGTCTGGCTATGGAGATGacgaagatgatgatgaagaagacGAAGATGACATTCAGGATTTCAAACCTAAGATTCAtgaaaaggaaaataaagaaTCCAGCCACGACCCCTTTGATCTGGGTCGCTATTTGGAGAAGAGCCCCCTTGGATCTGAGGATACAGAGGTGAAGAGTCAGGGGTCGGCCGGTGGGCAGCACTCATTCCCGTATGTGGAGGATCCTTCGGATGAAGAGATGGCAGATTACCGATCTTATCGTAGGATGGAAACGCCACAGAGTGCCAGTCCTGTAAAGATCACGGTTACTACAGAGTCCCAGCCGGTGAGAGTGTCTCCACAAGGGGGCATGtccgagagagagagcgtgctCAGTTTCGGTCAGCAGGGTCTTCCCACGGTAACACTGTCAGAACCAGAGGATGACAGTGCAGCCTCCTCAGCTAACCACTCCCCTAACCACTCCCCTACAG GTCGAGAGTCTCCATCTGATGTGCTGTTCCAGCCTGCAGGAATGAGGTCTGTGAGCTCCACCCAAGATTCCAGCAGCATCAGCTCTCATCCCAAACTTCCTGAAGTCCAGGACATCAAGAGCTCAGCCAAACCCTCGTCCCCATGGGCTCAAGACTTTCAAGGCAGTGGAGATGAGTCTGGAGATTCAGAAATTGAGCAAGTGGCTGAAGAACCTGATTCGCCAATACACGACCTGACATCTAAGACCCCTCCTGCAAAAGGCGGATTCAGTCAAGCAAGCAACCCATTTGAGCAGACCAGCTACACATCTGCAACTGATAAAGCTAGTAACCCATTTGACAAGCCACAAACCAACAAGGTCAGTGCTAGTAACCCATTTGACCTCTCTGGGGGTTCCAAGGGGGGCTTTGGTCAATCCAGCAACCCACCACTCTACAGTCTGTTAAGAGAGGAAAGGGAGGCGGAGCTCGACAGCGACCTGCTAATCGAATCAGCTTCTGAGGAAAGTCCCAAGAGGGAGCAGGAATATTCTGCCCCAAAACCTCCAGAAATATCTTCTCCCCAGACCACAGACGTCACGTCTTCTAAGCCCATTACGACTTCCTGCGCTACGGCCTCTCCCTTCACCAACCCCCCAGCTAGCACCttgagagaaacagagaaagaaaaagagaaggaaaaaGAGAAAGTCGTACCTGTTGAGAAGCCCAAGCCACAACCAGAGGACAGCTGGTCCACCAAACCCAGGCCTGCAGTAATGGGAACGTCTACAGCAACTCCAGAGCAGCATTCCAGTCAGGAGAAGGAGAATAAAAGCAAAAGCAGTATTGTGAGTTCCACCACAGAGAAAGAAGCTGAGCTGTCCCTGTTCCTCCAAAGCATCAACAGACAGAAAG GAGTGAGAAGATATTCTGTTGTGTTCATGAAACTCCAGAACCAGAACACAGCTCTTAACATGCTCATCTCAGGAGTTAATCTGTCTCTCAGTGTTTACGTGAACCTGAGTGACATGAATGTCAGTGGGAGGAATGAACATTAG
- the lrrc9 gene encoding leucine-rich repeat-containing protein 9 isoform X3, whose amino-acid sequence MFSLLKGIMTQNEKQKLTGDEEIIKELCVSNGLCYEKVCLEGSGEMVLEMFFSGFPRMVGLSLFPRLSSLTIVGQSISSIQGLEYCPLLKELWVVECKVNEISGLHNCVHLQKLFLYDNSIQQITNLEMLVNLHVLWLNKNQISDIQGLNSLVNLKELNLADNAVETLGHCLDSNINLQNLNLSGNKISSFKELTHLARLPRLRHLSLKDPQSIPNPLCLLYNYYIHVLYHMPHLQRLDTYDISNKHLKDTAESTVLKKMMYYTMRVRCAQRQFDELKAKLRQQRKDQIQLPEERIRVLTHMLRNMECELSHVQSAGKKSGGPEDLTSDFRNDHSHERRLQHKLDALKDRLKFWERRLEEVEACRQHNVALASDRRDMMVHFLLLELETVGNIRFEEGNTGEPWFTSCYDLLLSRFCAWDYKPHHITGIKINRIIRIHNRALRQRFQDKVHSLLCRQEPSPFLQNYKRCMEYLFYVPDPEHSCESDEILPILENGFKTADAYKALGRERAIPLSNSVSVSDRLRMTFMQKKSCSTSGSSHVNILPFRHGQLIISKVFLGRSAAVKEGLPIDCDHYPKANSVYLSTSSKEQKHTAQTAPDMLCPSSLPDSCDCKQQQKLWYMFDNEMVLPEYLVDFEYVTQDTSQPSPDCPSSSNTSPADAPSVSRAELDLDEEALNMEPILKPHPKLLSLDEKSILTVARANVLSQITVLNLHGNSLNKLPEISRLTALKQLTLSFNEFTHLDDISHMPNLEYLDVSFNHISSLEGLRGLGQLIELDLRWNHLTRIRDDMNVLRKHAPALLRLDTRHNPWHRNECVRMVVLGRLKTLTYLDDVFVMEEEAVAAVQVAARSRINQASLMTHSRTDSERPRSLSLQSSAHLLTQISPSPWKHSQDLESGWTTKITALNLDGLRLTRLSNLDRLVSLRWASFDNNELTRIEGLEHCTLLEELSLNNNSISRMEGLCAMHRLTRLSINSNHLQCLDGDVLDQLPNLHFLSVENNIISSLHGLQRSRSLFELYVGNNDISTTRDIYHLKALSSLIILDLYGNPLVNKLANYRIYMVFHLPSLKALDGVAVETCESETAKDVFGGRLNVDMVAEKLGHTNYRDLSELNLQSSSVRMVDLAPADLFSNLRSINLDHNNLTSFSGLIFLPNIKVLSLNYNHIESILPRQKVQSHMSNKQILYHKVSSSGYGQQNSRPSREGLIDNLEPLMSSLEVLHLGYNGISNLINLQISRLTNLRALFLQGNDISLVDGLDGLRRLRELVLDRNRIKSLSENSFCGQGVLLDLHLAENRIRELNHLQPLTELRRLFLDMNKILDISELEKLEVLPSLMELSVVGNSVARRSLHRPAVVLHLSTLQVLDGMTVTLEERARAELLNNEAQGSSSGGEVTLPGLVPLVTRPAPLRGAGIHSLVPDQQDDTHDTSR is encoded by the exons ATGTTTTCACTGTTGAAAG gGATCATGACACAGAATGAAAAGCAGAAACTAACTGGAGACGAAGAAATTATAAAAGAGCTG TGTGTGTCTAATGGACTCTGCTATGAGAAGGTGTGTCTGGAGGGGAGTGGTGAAATGGTTCTGGAGATGTTTTTCTCTGGGTTCCCGCGCATGGTGGGTCTCTCTCTTTTCCCTAGATTGTCCAGTCTCACTATTGTTGGCCAGAGCATCAGCTCAATCCAGGGCCTGGAGTATTGCCCACTCCTCAAAGAATTGTGGGTAGTGGAGTGCAAAGTGAAT gAAATCTCTGGCCTACATAACTGTGTGCATCTGCAGAAATTATTTCTGTACGACAACAGCATCCAGCAGATTACAAATCTAGAGATGTTGGTCAACCTTCACGTCCTGTGGCTTAATAAGAACCAAATCTCTGACATACAG GGATTGAATTCACTTGTAAACCTTAAGGAGTTGAATCTTGCTGATAATGCTGTTGAGACTCTTG GTCATTGTCTGGATTCCAACATCAATCTCCAAAATCTAAACCTCTCAGGGAACAAAATCAGTTCCTTCAAG GAATTGACCCATCTGGCTCGGCTGCCCCGACTACGGCACCTGAGTCTGAAGGACCCTCAATCTATTCCAAACCCACTGTGTTTGCTCTATAATTACTACATACATGTCCTATATCACATGCCACACCTGCAGCGCCTGGACACATATGACATATCCAACAAACATCTCAAAGACACTGCAGAG TCCACAGTGCTGAAGAAAATGATGTATTACACCATGCGGGTACGTTGTGCACAAAGACAGTTTGATGAACTCAAAGCCAAGCTCAGGCAGCAGAGGAAAGACCAGATACAGCTACCAGAGGAGAGAATTCGTGTGCTAACACACATGCTCAGAAAT ATGGAGTGTGAGCTGTCCCATGTACAGTCTGCTGGTAAGAAGTCAGGAGGACCTGAAGACTTAACCTCTGACTTTCGTAATGATCACAGCCATGAGCGGAGACTGCAGCACAAACTGGATGCTCTTAAAGACCGACTGAAGTTCTGGGAACGGCGCCTGGAGGA gGTGGAAGCATGTCGCCAGCATAATGTGGCTTTGGCCTCAGATAGAAGGGATATGATGGTGCACTTTCTGCTATTAGAGCTGGAAACCGTGGGGAACATTCGCTTTGAGGAGGGAAACACCGGCGAACCTTG GTTCACATCATGTTATGATCTCTTGCTGTCTCGTTTCTGTGCGTGGGATTATAAACCTCACCACATCACTGGCATTAAGATCAATAGAATCATCCGTATCCATAACCGAGCTCTGCGGCAACGCTTCCAGGACAAAGTACACTCTCTGCTCTGCAGACAGGAACCTTCACCCTTCTTACA gaaCTATAAACGCTGCATGGAGTATCTGTTCTATGTGCCCGATCCAGAACATTCCTGTGAAAGTGATGAGATACTTCCAATCCtagaaaatggttttaaaactGCTGATGCATATAAG GCATTAGGCAGAGAGAGAGCCATCCCCCTCTCTAACAGTGTGAGTGTGTCTGATCGACTGCGAATGACATTTATGCAGAAGAAGAGTTGCTCGACATCAGGAAGTAGCCATGTAAACATTCTTCCCTTCAGACATG GTCAGTTGATCATTTCTAAAGTGTTCCTGGGCCGCAGTGCTGCAGTGAAGGAGGGTCTCCCAATAGACTGTGATCATTACCCTAAAGCAAACTCTGTCTACCTCAGTACCTCCTCTAAAGAGCAAAAGCACACAGCACAAACAGCCCCTG ACATGCTGTGTCCCTCCAGCCTGCCGGACAGCTGTGACTGTAAACAGCAGCAGAAACTGTGGTACATGTTTGACAATGAAATGGTGCTCCCAGAGTACCTTGTAGACTTTGAATATGTAACACAG GACACATCTCAGCCCTCTCCAGACTGCCCGTCCAGTTCTAATACATCCCCGGCTGATGCCCCATCCGTGTCCCGAGCTGAACTGGACCTGGATGAGGAGGCATTAAATATGGAACCCATCCTGAAGCCTCACCCCAAGCTGCTCAGTCTAGATGAGAAATCCATACTGACAGTGGCCAGAGCAAACGTCCTCAGTCAGATCACA GTGCTGAATCTACATGGCAACAGTCTGAATAAACTACCTGAGATTTCTCGACTCACAGCTCTAAAGCAACTGACCCTCAGCTTCAACGAGTTCACTCATCTGGACGATATTTCACATATG CCAAACCTGGAGTACCTGGATGTTAGTTTTAACCATATTTCCTCTCTGGAGGGTTTGCGTGGACTTGGTCAACTCATAGAACTGGATCTTCGCTGGAATCATTTGACTCGAATCAGGGATGACATGAATGTTTTGCGTAAACACGCCCCTGCCCTGCTCCGTCTAGACACACGGCACAATCCTTGGCACAGG AACGAGTGTGTGCGTATGGTGGTTCTTGGTCGGCTGAAGACTCTCACTTATTTGGATGATGTTTTCGTGATGGAGGAGGAAGCGGTTGCTGCTGTTCAAGTGGCTGCCCGATCTAGAATCAACCAG gcaTCTCTGATGACCCACTCTCGGACTGACAGTGAACGTCCCCGCAGTCTGAGTTTGCAATCTTCTGCTCACCTGCTCACACAGATCAGCCCGTCTCCATGGAAACACTCGCAAGATCTTGAGTCAGGCTGGACCACCAAA ATCACAGCACTGAATCTTGATGGTCTGCGGTTGACCCGGCTCAGTAATCTTGACCGACTGGTGAGTCTACGCTGGGCTTCATTTGACAATAATGAATTAACTCGAATTGAGGGTCTGGAACACTGCACCCTACTGGAGGAACTTTCCCTTAACAACAACAGTATCAGCAGAATGGAAG GTTTGTGTGCGATGCATCGTCTGACTCGTCTGAGCATTAACAGCAACCACTTACAGTGTTTAGACGGGGATGTTTTGGACCAGCTACCCAaccttcacttcctgtctgtaGAGAACAACATCATCTCATCTCTGCATGGGCTTCAAAGGTCACGGTCCTTATTCGAGCTGTATGTCGGCAATAATGACATCAGCACCACCCGAGACATATACCACTTGAAG GCACTGTCTAGTTTAATTATTCTGGATCTGTATGGGAATCCCCTTGTAAACAAACTGGCGAACTACAGGATCTACATGGTTTTCCATCTGCCTTCACTCAAAGCACTGGATGGAGTAGCTGTG GAAACGTGTGAATCAGAAACTGCTAAGGATGTGTTTGGAGGGCGGCTCAATGTAGATATGGTGGCTGAGAAGCTGGGCCATACCAACTACAGAGACCTGTCAGAACTCAACCTGCAGTCTAGCTCAGTCAG AATGGTGGATCTCGCTCCTGctgatttattcagtaatttacgCAGTATTAATCTAGATCACAATAACCTCACCTCATTCAGCGGTCTCATCTTCCTGCCCAACATAAAG GTGTTGTCTCTGAACTATAATCACATTGAGTCAATTCTACCACGTCAAAAAGTTCAGAGTCACATGAGCAACAAGCAGATTCTCTATCATAAAGTCAGTTCCAGTGGATATGGGCAGCAGAACAGCAGGCCCAGCAg GGAGGGATTAATTGATAATCTAGAGCCTCTGATGTCCAGTTTGGAGGTTTTGCATTTAGGTTATAATGGTATATCCAACTTGATCAATCTACAAATCAGCCGACTCACTAACCTCAGAGCGCTGTTCCTACAAG GGAATGATATCAGTCTGGTAGATGGATTGGATGGTTTGCGGAGACTACGTGAGTTGGTTCTGGATCGAAATCGAATTAAATCTTTGAGTGAGAACTCATTCTGTGGACAGGGAGTTCTGCTGGATTTGCACCTGGCAGAGAATCGCATCCGTGAACTGAACCACCTTCAGCCTCTCACTGAGCTCCGGAGACTGTttttagacatgaacaaaaTACTG